In Camelus ferus isolate YT-003-E chromosome 5, BCGSAC_Cfer_1.0, whole genome shotgun sequence, one genomic interval encodes:
- the FAM168B gene encoding myelin-associated neurite-outgrowth inhibitor isoform X1 has product MNPVYSPGSSGVPYANAKGIGYPAGFPMGYATAAPAYSPNMYPGANPTFQTGYTPGTPYKVSCSPTSGAVPPYSSSPNPYQTAVYPVRSAYPQQSPYAQVGPGRCVRGVGGSGALGVGPGGTCLSSSPQQGAYYTQPLYAAPPHVIHHTTVVQPNGMPATMYPAPIPPPRGNGVTMGMVAGTTMAMSAGTLLTAHSPTPVAPHPVTVPTYRAPGTPTYSYVPPQW; this is encoded by the exons ATGAATCCTGTTTATAGCCCGGGATCGTCTGGGGTTCCCTATGCAAATGCCAAAGGAATTGGTTATCCAG CTGGTTTCCCCATGGGCTACGCCACCGCGGCTCCTGCCTACTCCCCCAACATGTACCCTGGAGCGAATCCTACCTTCCAGACAG GTTACACTCCTGGCACACCTTACAAAGTGTCCTGTTCCCCCACCAGCGGGGCAGTGCCGCCCtactcctcctcccccaacccctaccAGACGGCCGTGTATCCCGTGCGAAGTGCCTACCCCCAGCAGAGCCCATACGCACAGGTAGGCCCTGGGCGCTGCGTGCGGGGAGTCGGTGGCAGCGGGGCTCTGGGTGTGGGCCCTGGTGGCActtgtctctcttcttccccacaGCAAGGCGCGTACTACACGCAGCCCCTGTACGCGGCGCCCCCTCACGTCATCCACCACACCACGGTGGTGCAGCCCAACGGCATGCCGGCAACCATGTACCCTGCGCCCATCCCTCCGCCCAGAGGCAACGGGGTCACCATGGGCATGGTGGCGGGGACCACTATGGCCATGTCAGCAG GTACCCTGCTGACCGCCCACTCCCCCACTCCTGTGGCCCCCCACCCTGTCACTGTGCCCACGTATCGGGCCCCAGGGACGCCCACCTACAGCTACGTGCCCCCTCAGTGGTGA
- the FAM168B gene encoding myelin-associated neurite-outgrowth inhibitor isoform X2: MNPVYSPGSSGVPYANAKGIGYPAGFPMGYATAAPAYSPNMYPGANPTFQTGYTPGTPYKVSCSPTSGAVPPYSSSPNPYQTAVYPVRSAYPQQSPYAQQGAYYTQPLYAAPPHVIHHTTVVQPNGMPATMYPAPIPPPRGNGVTMGMVAGTTMAMSAGTLLTAHSPTPVAPHPVTVPTYRAPGTPTYSYVPPQW, translated from the exons ATGAATCCTGTTTATAGCCCGGGATCGTCTGGGGTTCCCTATGCAAATGCCAAAGGAATTGGTTATCCAG CTGGTTTCCCCATGGGCTACGCCACCGCGGCTCCTGCCTACTCCCCCAACATGTACCCTGGAGCGAATCCTACCTTCCAGACAG GTTACACTCCTGGCACACCTTACAAAGTGTCCTGTTCCCCCACCAGCGGGGCAGTGCCGCCCtactcctcctcccccaacccctaccAGACGGCCGTGTATCCCGTGCGAAGTGCCTACCCCCAGCAGAGCCCATACGCACAG CAAGGCGCGTACTACACGCAGCCCCTGTACGCGGCGCCCCCTCACGTCATCCACCACACCACGGTGGTGCAGCCCAACGGCATGCCGGCAACCATGTACCCTGCGCCCATCCCTCCGCCCAGAGGCAACGGGGTCACCATGGGCATGGTGGCGGGGACCACTATGGCCATGTCAGCAG GTACCCTGCTGACCGCCCACTCCCCCACTCCTGTGGCCCCCCACCCTGTCACTGTGCCCACGTATCGGGCCCCAGGGACGCCCACCTACAGCTACGTGCCCCCTCAGTGGTGA
- the FAM168B gene encoding myelin-associated neurite-outgrowth inhibitor isoform X3 has protein sequence MNPVYSPGSSGVPYANAKGIGYPGYTPGTPYKVSCSPTSGAVPPYSSSPNPYQTAVYPVRSAYPQQSPYAQQGAYYTQPLYAAPPHVIHHTTVVQPNGMPATMYPAPIPPPRGNGVTMGMVAGTTMAMSAGTLLTAHSPTPVAPHPVTVPTYRAPGTPTYSYVPPQW, from the exons ATGAATCCTGTTTATAGCCCGGGATCGTCTGGGGTTCCCTATGCAAATGCCAAAGGAATTGGTTATCCAG GTTACACTCCTGGCACACCTTACAAAGTGTCCTGTTCCCCCACCAGCGGGGCAGTGCCGCCCtactcctcctcccccaacccctaccAGACGGCCGTGTATCCCGTGCGAAGTGCCTACCCCCAGCAGAGCCCATACGCACAG CAAGGCGCGTACTACACGCAGCCCCTGTACGCGGCGCCCCCTCACGTCATCCACCACACCACGGTGGTGCAGCCCAACGGCATGCCGGCAACCATGTACCCTGCGCCCATCCCTCCGCCCAGAGGCAACGGGGTCACCATGGGCATGGTGGCGGGGACCACTATGGCCATGTCAGCAG GTACCCTGCTGACCGCCCACTCCCCCACTCCTGTGGCCCCCCACCCTGTCACTGTGCCCACGTATCGGGCCCCAGGGACGCCCACCTACAGCTACGTGCCCCCTCAGTGGTGA
- the ARHGEF4 gene encoding rho guanine nucleotide exchange factor 4 isoform X3 — translation MDDQELGFKAGDVIEVMDATNREWWWGRVADGEGWFPASFVRLRVNQDEPADDEELGTGHGGAGDGGAEAQSSKDQMRTNVINEILSTERDYIKHLRDICEGYIRQCRKRADMFSEEQLRTIFGNIEDIYRCQKAFVKALEQKFNRERPHLSELGACFLEHQADFQIYSEYCNNHPNACVELSRLAKLSKYVYFFEACRLLQKMIDISLDGFLLTPVQKICKYPLQLAELLKYTPPQHRDFKDVEAALHAMKNVAQLINERKRRLENIDKIAQWQSSIEDWEGEDLLVRSSELIHSGELTRVTQPQARSQQRMFFLFDHQLIYCKKDLLRRDVLYYKGRVDMDGLEVVDLEDGKDKELHVSVRNAFRLRCGPTGESHLLCAKKPEQKQRWLRAFAREREQVRLDQETGFSITQLQRKQAMLNASKQQALGKPKALGRPYYLTRQKHPALPASLPQQQVLVLAEPKRKPSTFWHSISRLAPFRK, via the exons ATGGATGACCAGGAACTGGGCTTCAAAGCTGGGGATGTCATCGAAGTAATGGATGCCACCAACAGAGAGTGGTGGTGGGGCCGCGTCGCCGACGGCGAGGGCTGGTTTCCAGCGAGCTTCGTGCGG CTGCGGGTGAACCAGGACGAGCCTGCGGACGACGAGGAGCTGGGGACCGGGCACGGCGGGGCCGGGGACGGCGGGGCTGAGGCGCAGAGCAGCAAGGACCAGATGCGGACCAACGTCATCAACGAGATCCTCAGCACCGAGCGGGACTACATCAAGCACCTGCGCGACATCTGCGAG GGCTACATCCGGCAGTGTCGCAAGCGCGCCGACATGTTCAGCGAGGAGCAGCTGCGCACCATCTTCGGGAACATCGAGGACATCTACCGGTGCCAGAAGGCGTTCGTGAAGGCGCTGGAGCAGAAGTTCAACCGGGAGCGACCGCACCTGAGCGAGCTGGGCGCCTGCTTCCTGGAGCAC CAAGCGGACTTCCAGATCTACTCCGAATACTGCAACAACCACCCCAACGCCTGCGTGGAGCTGTCTCGGCTCGCCAAGCTCAGCAAGTACGTGTACTTCTTCGAGGCCTGCCGGCTGCTGCAGAAGATGATCGACATCTCCCTGGACGGCTTCCTGCTGACGCCCGTGCAGAAGATATGCAAGTATCCTCTGCAGTTGGCGGAGCTGCTCAAGTACACGCCCCCCCAGCACAG GGATTTCAAGGACGTGGAAGCTGCCTTACATGCCATGAAGAACGTGGCCCAGCTCATCAATGAGCGGAAACGGAGACTGGAGAACATCGACAAGATTGCTCAATGGCAGAGCTCCATAGAGGACTGGGAG GGGGAAGATCTCCTGGTCAGGAGCTCAGAACTCATCCACTCCGGGGAGCTGACTCGTGTCACCCAGCCTCAAGCCAGGAGCCAGCAGAGgatgttttttctctttgaccACCAGCTCATCTACTGTAAGAAG GACCTCCTCCGCCGGGACGTGCTGTATTACAAGGGCCGGGTGGACATGGACGGCCTGGAGGTGGTGGACCTGGAGGACGGGAAGGACAAGGAGCTCCATGTGAGCGTCAGGAACGCCTTCCGGCTGCGCTGCGGCCCCACCGGGGAGAGCCACCTGCTGTGCGCCAAGAAGCCCGAGCAGAAGCAGCGCTGGCTCAGGGCCTTCGCCAGGGAGCGGGAGCAGGTGCGGCTGGACCAGGAGACAG GCTTCTCCATCACCCAGCTGCAGAGGAAGCAGGCCATGCTGAACGCCAGCAAGCAGCAGGCCCTCGGAAAGCCCAAAG ccctcggCCGGCCCTACTACCTGACGCGCCAGAAGCACCCGGCCCTGCCCGCCAGCCTGCCCCAGCAACAGGTCTTGGTGCTGGCAGAGCCCAAGCGGAAGCCCTCCACCTTCTGGCACAGCATCAGCCGGCTGGCGCCCTTCCGCAAGTGA